A single genomic interval of Streptococcus suis harbors:
- the pyk gene encoding pyruvate kinase, whose product MNKRVKIVATLGPAVEIRGGKKFGDDGYWGESLDVEASAQKIAQLITEGANVFRFNFSHGDHQEQGERMATVRRAEEIAGKKVGFLLDTKGPEIRTELFEGDAKEFSYTTGEKIRVATKQGIKSTREVIALNVAGGLDVFDDVEVGKQVLVDDGKLGLKVIEKDAEKREFVVEVENDGVIAKQKGVNIPYTKIPFPALADRDNADIRFGLEQGLNFIAISFVRSAKDVEEVRNILKETGNEHVQLFSKIENQQGIDNIDEIIEASDGIMIARGDMGIEVPFEMVPVYQKMIITKVNAAGKAVITATNMLETMTEKPRATRSEVSDVFNAVIDGTDATMLSGESANGKYPVESVRTMATIAKNAQTLLNEYGRLNSDHFNRASKTEVIASAVKDACHSMNIKLVVTVTETGYSARSISKYRPDADILAVTFTEKVQKSLMLNWGVIPVVTNRPDSTDDMFDLAERIAKEQGLVEAGDDIVIVAGVPVGVAGSTNTMRIRTVK is encoded by the coding sequence ATGAATAAACGTGTAAAAATCGTTGCAACCCTTGGTCCTGCGGTAGAAATCCGTGGTGGAAAAAAATTCGGTGATGATGGTTACTGGGGTGAAAGCCTTGATGTAGAAGCGTCAGCACAGAAAATTGCTCAATTGATTACCGAAGGTGCAAACGTATTCCGTTTCAACTTCTCACACGGTGACCACCAAGAACAAGGTGAGCGTATGGCAACTGTACGCCGTGCAGAAGAAATCGCTGGCAAAAAAGTAGGATTCTTGTTGGATACAAAAGGTCCAGAAATCCGTACAGAATTGTTTGAAGGCGATGCAAAAGAGTTTTCATACACAACTGGTGAAAAAATCCGCGTAGCAACTAAACAAGGTATTAAGTCAACTCGCGAAGTGATTGCATTGAACGTTGCAGGTGGTTTGGATGTATTTGATGATGTTGAAGTTGGTAAACAAGTTCTTGTTGACGACGGTAAATTAGGTCTTAAAGTAATCGAAAAAGATGCTGAAAAACGTGAATTTGTTGTTGAAGTTGAAAACGACGGTGTGATCGCTAAACAAAAAGGTGTAAACATTCCTTATACTAAAATTCCTTTCCCAGCTCTTGCTGACCGTGACAACGCTGATATCCGTTTCGGTTTGGAACAAGGTTTGAACTTCATCGCAATTTCATTCGTTCGTTCAGCAAAAGATGTTGAAGAAGTTCGTAACATTCTTAAAGAAACTGGTAATGAGCACGTTCAATTGTTCTCAAAAATCGAAAACCAACAAGGTATCGACAATATTGATGAAATCATTGAAGCTTCAGATGGTATCATGATTGCTCGTGGTGACATGGGTATCGAAGTACCATTTGAAATGGTTCCAGTTTACCAAAAAATGATTATCACTAAAGTGAATGCAGCTGGTAAAGCAGTTATCACAGCAACAAACATGTTGGAAACAATGACTGAAAAACCACGTGCAACTCGTTCTGAAGTATCTGACGTATTCAACGCAGTTATCGACGGTACTGACGCAACAATGCTTTCAGGTGAGTCTGCAAACGGTAAATATCCAGTTGAATCAGTTCGTACAATGGCAACTATTGCTAAAAACGCACAAACTCTTCTTAACGAATACGGTCGTTTGAACTCTGATCACTTTAACCGTGCATCTAAAACAGAAGTTATTGCATCTGCAGTAAAAGATGCTTGTCACTCAATGAACATCAAGTTGGTTGTAACAGTTACTGAAACTGGTTACTCAGCTCGTTCAATCTCTAAATACCGTCCAGATGCTGACATCTTGGCAGTAACATTTACTGAGAAAGTACAAAAATCATTGATGCTTAACTGGGGTGTTATCCCGGTTGTAACAAACCGTCCAGATTCAACTGACGATATGTTTGATTTGGCTGAACGCATTGCCAAAGAACAAGGTCTTGTTGAAGCAGGAGATGATATCGTTATCGTTGCAGGTGTTCCAGTAGGTGTTGCTGGTTCAACAAACACTATGCGTATTCGCACTGTGAAATAA
- the pfkA gene encoding 6-phosphofructokinase — protein MKRIAVLTSGGDAPGMNAAIRAVVRQAISEGMEVYGINEGYAGMVAGDIHELSARSVGDIISRGGTFLGSARYPEFAKLEGQLKGIEQLKKHGIEGVVVIGGDGSYHGAMRLTEHGFPAIGVPGTIDNDIVGTDFTIGFDTAVTTAMDAIDKIRDTSSSHRRTFVVEVMGRHAGDIALWAGIASGADVIVVPEEDFNINDIVDRIKAGYDNGKKHSIIVLAEGVMPAAQFAEELKAAGDTSDLRVTELGHIQRGGSPTARDRVLASRMGAHAVKLLKEGRGGLAVGIRNEQMVENPILGTAEEGALFSLTAEGKIVVNNPHKADLDLAELNRNLSI, from the coding sequence ATGAAACGTATTGCTGTTTTGACCAGTGGTGGTGATGCCCCTGGTATGAACGCTGCTATTCGTGCAGTTGTTCGCCAAGCAATTTCAGAAGGAATGGAAGTTTATGGAATCAACGAAGGTTACGCAGGTATGGTTGCGGGTGATATCCATGAATTGTCTGCACGTTCTGTAGGTGATATTATTTCACGTGGCGGAACATTCCTTGGTTCAGCTCGTTATCCAGAATTTGCCAAATTAGAAGGGCAACTTAAAGGGATTGAGCAATTGAAAAAACATGGTATCGAAGGTGTAGTTGTTATCGGTGGTGATGGTTCTTACCACGGAGCAATGCGCTTGACGGAGCATGGCTTCCCAGCTATTGGTGTACCTGGTACAATTGATAATGACATCGTGGGTACAGATTTTACAATCGGTTTTGATACAGCTGTAACAACTGCTATGGATGCGATTGATAAAATCCGCGATACTTCATCAAGTCACCGTCGTACTTTCGTTGTTGAAGTAATGGGACGTCATGCGGGAGACATCGCTCTTTGGGCTGGTATTGCTTCTGGTGCAGATGTTATCGTTGTTCCAGAAGAAGACTTCAATATCAACGATATTGTTGACCGTATTAAAGCGGGCTACGACAATGGTAAGAAACATAGCATCATTGTTTTGGCTGAAGGTGTTATGCCAGCTGCACAGTTTGCTGAAGAATTGAAAGCAGCAGGCGATACAAGTGATCTTCGTGTGACAGAACTTGGTCATATCCAACGTGGTGGTTCTCCAACAGCGCGTGATCGCGTACTCGCTTCTCGTATGGGTGCTCATGCCGTTAAATTGCTTAAAGAAGGACGTGGAGGTCTTGCAGTAGGTATCCGTAACGAGCAAATGGTTGAAAATCCAATTCTTGGTACTGCGGAAGAAGGAGCATTGTTCAGCTTGACTGCAGAAGGTAAGATTGTCGTGAACAATCCACATAAAGCAGATTTGGATCTGGCTGAATTGAACCGTAACTTGTCAATCTAA
- a CDS encoding DNA polymerase III subunit alpha has protein sequence MLAQLDTKTVYTFMDSMVTIENYVGKAKELGYHALGIMDKNSLYAAYSFMESCNKMGLQPIIGCELDWKLQGGEQNVTTQLIALTTRGYRNLLKISTAKMTGQDDFETIRQYLVDIAVVVPYFSGIEHLELGVNYYIGVTVDTPVQDFKQAILPIHTVRFFEEEQLESLQVLHAIRDNIPLNQVADIDSRQKLLSADSLTNLFSNRFPQAVDNLRDLVAGISYQLNTDLKLPRFNRDRPAVEELYERSYQGLEEKGLTNSLYKERLEKELSIIHQMGFDDYFLIVWDLLRFGRSQGYYMGMGRGSAVGSLVAYALNITGIDPVKHNLLFERFLNAERYSMPDIDIDIPDIHRADFIRYVRDRYGSTHAAQIVTYSTFGAKQAIRDVFKRFGTPEYELSNITKKISFRDSLTSAYQRNAAFRQIINSKIEYQKAFAIAQQIEGQPRQTSIHAAGIVMSDEDLTDTIPLKIGDDMLVTQYDAHAVEANGLLKMDFLGLRNLTFVQKMAEGVRERYQQEIDIAKIDLEDKKTLELFAVGRTKGIFQFEQPGAISLLRRVKPGRFEDIVATTSLNRPGASDYSDNFVKRKHRQETVDLLDPTIAPILQPTYGIMLYQEQVMQIAQVYAGFTLGKADLLRRAMSKKNAQEMQAMEAEFLQGALKNGHAEENAREIFGMMAKFAGYGFNRSHAYAYSALAFQMAYFKSHYTDVFFDVMLNHSSSAYIEDAMQFDFEVARLTINNIPYHDKFDKSKVYLGLKTLKGLPKDLALWILDHRPYGSVEDFILRLPDNFKKKDLLIPLIQIGLFDDFDANRKKIIENLDNLFVFAEAIGTFFAEESYSWTDVEDYSDSEKFMLEQELLGVGISPHPLVNICRESKRSFTDLADLAVGNRATVLVQIQAIRLIRTKKTGEQMAFLRVTDTKRTLDVTLFPESYRQYASVLEEGGMGYITGRVQERDGQLQLVLEKLEPVSLEKFWILLENREHDYAVARILDKYRGSIPVVLHYQDSNQTIQAEHHMVMKTPQLEEELSEFVMKTIFR, from the coding sequence ATGCTGGCACAATTAGATACAAAGACAGTTTATACCTTTATGGATAGCATGGTGACGATAGAAAATTATGTAGGCAAGGCTAAAGAGCTTGGTTACCACGCATTGGGGATAATGGATAAAAACAGTCTTTATGCAGCCTATAGTTTTATGGAATCCTGTAACAAAATGGGGCTTCAACCAATTATTGGTTGTGAACTGGACTGGAAATTACAGGGAGGGGAGCAGAACGTCACTACTCAATTGATTGCTCTGACAACCAGAGGTTATCGCAATCTATTGAAAATTTCGACTGCTAAGATGACAGGACAAGATGATTTTGAAACTATTCGTCAATATTTAGTCGACATAGCAGTGGTTGTTCCTTATTTTTCTGGCATTGAGCACCTTGAGTTAGGTGTTAACTATTATATCGGAGTGACGGTTGATACACCAGTTCAAGACTTTAAGCAAGCAATACTCCCAATTCATACGGTTCGTTTTTTTGAAGAGGAACAATTGGAAAGTCTACAGGTTCTACATGCTATTCGAGATAATATTCCACTTAATCAAGTTGCAGATATAGATAGTCGACAAAAGCTTTTATCGGCTGATAGCTTAACCAATCTATTTTCTAATCGGTTTCCGCAAGCAGTTGATAATTTACGTGACTTGGTTGCAGGGATTTCTTATCAATTAAATACAGATTTAAAATTGCCGCGTTTTAATCGTGACAGACCTGCAGTGGAAGAATTATACGAGCGATCCTATCAAGGATTAGAAGAGAAGGGCTTGACTAATTCACTGTATAAGGAACGCTTGGAAAAGGAATTATCCATTATTCATCAAATGGGCTTTGATGATTATTTCTTGATTGTATGGGACCTACTTCGTTTTGGACGTAGCCAAGGGTACTACATGGGAATGGGGCGCGGTTCAGCTGTTGGAAGCCTAGTTGCCTACGCCTTAAATATCACAGGTATTGATCCAGTTAAGCATAATCTTCTATTTGAACGCTTTCTCAATGCTGAACGTTATTCAATGCCCGATATTGATATTGATATTCCAGATATTCATCGAGCAGATTTTATTCGTTATGTACGAGATCGTTATGGTTCAACCCATGCTGCGCAAATTGTAACCTACTCGACATTTGGAGCTAAGCAGGCTATTCGTGATGTATTTAAGCGTTTCGGAACACCTGAATATGAGTTAAGTAATATTACCAAGAAAATTTCATTTAGGGATAGTCTTACTTCTGCCTATCAGCGAAATGCCGCTTTTCGTCAGATTATCAATAGTAAGATAGAGTACCAAAAAGCTTTTGCGATTGCTCAACAAATTGAAGGGCAACCCCGACAGACTTCTATCCATGCAGCAGGGATAGTGATGAGTGATGAGGACTTGACAGATACCATCCCTCTTAAAATAGGGGATGACATGCTGGTAACCCAATATGATGCACATGCTGTTGAGGCGAATGGTCTGTTGAAAATGGATTTCCTTGGCTTACGAAATCTGACCTTTGTGCAAAAAATGGCAGAAGGAGTACGTGAACGTTATCAGCAGGAAATTGATATTGCCAAGATTGATTTAGAAGACAAGAAAACCTTGGAGCTTTTTGCTGTTGGTCGGACTAAGGGAATTTTTCAATTTGAACAGCCTGGTGCGATTAGCCTGCTTCGAAGGGTCAAACCTGGTCGATTTGAAGATATAGTTGCAACAACGAGTTTGAATAGACCGGGAGCTAGTGATTATTCTGATAACTTTGTAAAACGCAAACATAGACAAGAGACAGTTGATTTGTTGGACCCAACCATTGCTCCTATTTTACAACCGACTTATGGTATCATGCTTTATCAGGAACAGGTCATGCAGATTGCACAGGTTTATGCAGGATTTACGCTTGGCAAGGCGGATTTACTCCGTAGGGCGATGTCTAAAAAGAATGCCCAGGAAATGCAGGCAATGGAAGCGGAATTTTTACAGGGAGCACTGAAAAACGGACATGCTGAAGAGAATGCAAGGGAAATATTTGGCATGATGGCTAAGTTCGCTGGTTATGGTTTTAACCGTAGCCACGCCTATGCTTATTCAGCCTTAGCCTTTCAAATGGCCTATTTCAAGAGTCACTATACGGATGTCTTTTTTGATGTCATGCTCAATCATTCTAGCAGTGCTTATATTGAAGATGCGATGCAGTTTGACTTTGAGGTAGCTCGACTCACGATTAACAATATTCCTTATCACGATAAGTTTGATAAAAGTAAGGTCTACCTAGGATTAAAAACACTAAAAGGTTTGCCTAAAGATTTAGCTTTATGGATATTGGATCATCGTCCCTATGGGTCTGTAGAAGATTTTATTTTGCGCTTGCCAGATAATTTCAAGAAAAAAGATTTACTAATCCCTCTTATTCAGATTGGTTTATTTGATGATTTTGACGCCAATCGTAAAAAGATTATTGAAAATCTAGACAATCTCTTTGTCTTTGCAGAGGCAATTGGTACATTTTTTGCAGAGGAGAGTTATAGTTGGACAGATGTGGAAGATTACAGCGACAGCGAAAAATTTATGCTAGAGCAAGAATTGCTAGGTGTTGGTATTAGTCCGCATCCGTTAGTCAATATTTGTCGAGAGTCTAAGCGTAGTTTTACAGATTTGGCTGATTTGGCGGTTGGCAATCGAGCGACCGTTCTTGTGCAGATTCAAGCTATTCGATTGATTCGTACCAAAAAGACTGGGGAGCAGATGGCATTTCTTCGAGTGACAGATACCAAAAGGACGCTTGACGTAACTCTTTTCCCAGAATCTTATCGCCAATACGCTTCTGTTTTGGAAGAAGGGGGAATGGGGTACATCACAGGTAGAGTGCAAGAGCGTGATGGACAGTTGCAATTAGTTCTAGAAAAATTAGAGCCTGTCAGTTTGGAGAAATTTTGGATTCTTTTGGAAAATCGAGAACACGATTATGCTGTTGCTCGTATTTTGGATAAATATAGAGGAAGCATTCCAGTAGTACTTCATTATCAAGATAGTAATCAGACAATTCAGGCTGAGCACCACATGGTTATGAAAACGCCTCAATTAGAAGAAGAGTTAAGTGAATTTGTTATGAAAACGATTTTTCGATAA
- a CDS encoding GntR family transcriptional regulator: MAWKFDNNIPIYIQISNTIKLQIVTNQLKSGDKLPTVRDLAEIAGVNPNTVQRALSDLETEGFVYSVRTTGRFVTDNQELITQTRLHLAQKELENFVNNMLDLGFKHDDLTGQLDDYLKGVTYE; this comes from the coding sequence ATGGCTTGGAAATTTGATAATAACATTCCCATCTATATTCAAATCAGCAATACTATTAAATTGCAGATTGTGACTAATCAATTAAAATCTGGAGATAAACTTCCCACTGTTCGTGACTTAGCCGAAATTGCTGGCGTCAATCCAAATACCGTTCAGCGCGCTTTGTCTGATTTAGAAACGGAAGGCTTTGTTTATTCGGTTCGCACAACAGGTCGTTTTGTAACAGATAATCAAGAATTGATTACACAAACTCGCCTACATTTAGCACAAAAAGAACTCGAGAATTTTGTGAACAATATGTTAGATTTGGGGTTCAAACACGACGACCTCACTGGCCAGTTAGATGATTATTTGAAAGGAGTCACTTATGAATAA
- a CDS encoding ABC transporter ATP-binding protein, protein MNNAYTLVELQQVSKSYGGAVALNNVNLKLTAGKIIGLLGPNGSGKTTLIKLINGLLQPEYGQVLINGRTPSPETKAIVSYLPDTTYLDESMKVSDAITFFTDFYADFDKERALHLLQDLGIDLNSRMKHLSKGNKEKVQLILVMSRQAQLYVLDEPIGGVDPAARDYILKTIVNNYSPTASVIISTHLISDVEQILDEVIFLQYGSVIRHENVDDLRIESGESVDELFRQDFKA, encoded by the coding sequence ATGAATAACGCATATACTTTGGTTGAGCTACAACAAGTTTCAAAATCTTATGGTGGAGCTGTCGCCCTAAACAATGTCAATTTGAAGTTGACTGCTGGAAAAATCATAGGACTTTTGGGACCAAATGGTTCTGGTAAGACGACGTTAATCAAACTCATCAATGGACTATTGCAACCTGAGTATGGTCAAGTCCTTATCAACGGTCGCACTCCTTCACCTGAAACCAAGGCAATCGTATCCTATTTGCCAGATACGACCTATCTTGATGAAAGCATGAAGGTTTCTGATGCTATCACCTTCTTTACTGACTTCTATGCTGACTTTGATAAAGAGCGTGCCCTCCATCTCTTGCAAGACTTAGGAATTGATTTGAACAGCCGCATGAAACACCTGTCAAAAGGGAACAAGGAAAAGGTTCAGCTGATCTTGGTAATGAGCCGTCAGGCACAACTCTATGTCTTGGATGAGCCAATTGGTGGTGTTGACCCTGCTGCTCGTGATTATATTTTAAAAACCATCGTCAATAACTATTCGCCTACTGCCTCTGTTATCATCTCCACTCATTTGATTTCAGATGTTGAACAAATTTTGGACGAAGTAATTTTCCTTCAATATGGTAGCGTTATTCGCCATGAAAACGTGGATGACCTTCGTATTGAAAGTGGCGAGTCTGTTGACGAACTCTTCCGCCAAGACTTTAAGGCTTAG
- the add gene encoding adenosine deaminase, with amino-acid sequence MLNVQELAKTELHCHLDGSLSLGVIRQLAQMAKITIPAEDEALRKLVSVHGKVDSLMAYLKLFDFVRPLLQTATALELAAYDLVRQAASDKVIYIEVRFAPELSTDQDLTILEAVSAVLVGLNRGQEDFGVVAKLLVCGLKQTNTNQTKELFSAIADLAPKGLVGFDFAGNEADYPTEELRDIIQFTQSLGYPMTFHAGECGCVTNVIQALELGIRRIGHGTALTRNPEAIQAFVNSGATLEMCLTSNLQTGAADSIEHFPYRELVEAGANITINTDNRTVSNTTLNREYQLFVEYFGTTKEEFYQFNRNAIQASFASEEEKANLLDVLAQKYNL; translated from the coding sequence ATGTTGAATGTACAAGAATTAGCCAAGACAGAATTGCATTGCCATTTGGATGGCTCATTGTCCCTCGGAGTCATTCGACAATTGGCACAGATGGCTAAGATTACTATTCCTGCAGAAGATGAGGCATTAAGAAAATTAGTTAGTGTTCATGGAAAAGTTGATAGTTTAATGGCTTATTTAAAGTTATTTGATTTTGTTCGCCCACTCTTACAAACTGCAACAGCTTTAGAATTGGCAGCCTATGATCTTGTACGACAAGCTGCAAGTGATAAGGTCATTTACATTGAAGTTCGTTTTGCACCTGAACTATCGACGGATCAAGACTTGACTATTTTAGAAGCAGTCTCAGCAGTTTTAGTTGGACTAAACAGGGGACAGGAAGATTTTGGAGTGGTTGCTAAACTTCTGGTTTGTGGTTTAAAGCAAACGAATACGAATCAAACGAAGGAACTCTTTTCGGCTATTGCTGATTTGGCACCAAAAGGACTTGTGGGATTTGATTTCGCAGGAAATGAAGCAGACTATCCTACGGAAGAACTTCGGGATATTATTCAATTTACTCAGTCTTTAGGTTATCCCATGACCTTCCATGCTGGTGAGTGTGGTTGCGTGACCAATGTGATTCAAGCTCTTGAACTTGGGATTAGAAGAATTGGTCATGGCACAGCACTTACTCGCAATCCTGAAGCTATCCAAGCTTTTGTCAATAGCGGAGCAACGCTTGAGATGTGTCTAACATCGAATCTTCAAACTGGTGCAGCTGATTCGATTGAACATTTTCCATATCGTGAGCTAGTTGAGGCAGGAGCAAACATCACAATCAACACAGATAATCGTACCGTTTCTAATACTACACTTAATAGAGAATATCAGCTATTTGTAGAGTATTTTGGAACTACCAAGGAAGAATTTTATCAATTCAACAGAAATGCTATTCAAGCAAGCTTTGCCAGTGAAGAAGAAAAGGCGAACTTACTTGATGTCCTAGCTCAAAAGTATAATTTGTAA
- a CDS encoding plasmid mobilization protein, with the protein MQEPKRPRGRPPTGRERNKLLNIRVTEEERNQIKQSAHNNGMTVADWIVSKIEK; encoded by the coding sequence ATGCAAGAACCGAAACGCCCAAGAGGACGACCGCCAACAGGCAGAGAAAGAAACAAGTTACTTAATATACGAGTAACAGAGGAAGAAAGAAACCAAATAAAACAATCGGCACATAATAACGGTATGACCGTAGCGGATTGGATAGTTTCGAAAATAGAAAAATAA
- a CDS encoding PBECR4 domain-containing protein: MELRELVKDYRKNFVGKSCQVSTNYSDLTNLIVHFQATDLHHLFGLHKITSDYASRTLSQIESGKFNLSDFKSLPSYREVTRRVALYPFIAEIFMKQATEYCVIRKDLSKNSMNLDLVFFEGDNRNVKVLGLRRDKSGFYRLVTLHESSARKYTRVRKTKITDIVWL, translated from the coding sequence GTGGAATTAAGAGAACTTGTTAAAGATTATCGGAAAAATTTTGTCGGAAAATCATGCCAAGTATCCACTAATTATAGTGACTTAACAAACCTCATTGTACATTTTCAAGCGACGGATTTGCACCATCTTTTCGGTTTGCACAAAATAACAAGTGACTATGCTAGTCGGACGTTGTCGCAGATTGAAAGCGGAAAATTTAATTTGTCCGATTTTAAGAGTTTGCCAAGTTATAGAGAAGTAACTCGTAGAGTTGCCTTATACCCATTTATCGCCGAAATTTTTATGAAGCAGGCGACGGAATATTGCGTCATTAGAAAAGATTTGTCAAAGAATAGCATGAATCTTGACTTGGTTTTCTTTGAGGGAGATAATCGTAATGTAAAGGTTTTAGGCTTAAGAAGAGATAAGAGCGGATTTTATAGATTAGTTACACTCCATGAATCTTCGGCTAGAAAATATACTAGAGTTAGAAAAACAAAAATAACAGATATAGTTTGGTTGTAG
- a CDS encoding CHAP domain-containing protein gives MTTVNEVVNFAKDLANRGQGVDYDGWYGKQCVDLPNWICGKFFGKALWGNAIDLIKSAKQHDFEVHYMPTSERPRPGAIFVKNYWAGDGINYGHTGLIIGVSGNTVQTIEQNLVGNLSVGGPAQYASQQISNLVGWFYPPYSDSAAVATQASSGNLGKVKDEQGTMTVKVSLLNVRDKPGVDGKVVATYTNGEQFNYDSVYIADGYIWVSYVSHSGVRRYVAAGEESNRRNVVPYGTFK, from the coding sequence ATGACAACAGTAAATGAAGTAGTTAATTTTGCCAAAGACCTTGCCAACCGTGGACAAGGTGTAGACTATGATGGTTGGTACGGTAAGCAGTGTGTAGACCTACCTAACTGGATTTGCGGAAAATTCTTCGGCAAGGCTCTTTGGGGCAATGCCATTGATTTGATAAAGTCAGCCAAACAACACGACTTTGAGGTGCATTACATGCCCACCTCAGAACGTCCACGTCCAGGGGCTATCTTTGTCAAGAATTACTGGGCAGGTGACGGTATCAACTATGGGCATACTGGTCTGATTATCGGTGTTAGTGGCAATACCGTCCAAACCATTGAGCAAAATCTTGTTGGTAATCTGTCTGTCGGTGGTCCTGCTCAATATGCTAGCCAGCAAATCAGCAATCTTGTTGGTTGGTTTTATCCACCTTATAGCGACTCTGCTGCAGTGGCAACACAGGCAAGTAGTGGCAATCTCGGTAAGGTCAAAGACGAGCAGGGGACAATGACCGTTAAAGTATCTCTGCTCAATGTCAGAGACAAGCCTGGTGTAGACGGTAAAGTTGTGGCAACGTACACGAATGGCGAGCAGTTTAATTATGATTCGGTCTATATTGCCGATGGATACATTTGGGTATCGTATGTTAGCCATAGCGGTGTACGTCGCTATGTAGCAGCAGGCGAGGAGTCAAATCGGCGCAATGTCGTACCTTATGGTACGTTTAAATAG
- a CDS encoding phage holin produces the protein MNHLTELILGTATGIFGIVAGVIIHEIKKYLIAKGGKRAIEITEILARNAVNAVEQITKLDQDKHVDKLDMAKRRINSQLAKYNIYMTETQLETFIESAVKQMNDSWKGEENDNSK, from the coding sequence ATGAATCATTTAACAGAGCTTATTTTAGGCACAGCAACTGGGATTTTCGGCATTGTTGCTGGTGTAATAATCCACGAAATCAAGAAGTATCTGATTGCTAAGGGCGGTAAGCGAGCCATTGAAATCACAGAGATTTTGGCGCGCAATGCGGTTAATGCTGTTGAACAGATTACCAAATTAGACCAAGATAAGCACGTCGATAAGTTAGACATGGCTAAGCGTCGTATAAATAGCCAGCTTGCCAAATACAACATTTACATGACCGAAACACAGTTGGAAACCTTTATTGAATCAGCTGTAAAACAGATGAATGATAGTTGGAAGGGAGAAGAAAATGACAACAGTAAATGA
- a CDS encoding DUF6711 family protein — MSQLIINGVTVVPPKSFQVSVNDVDGETGRNANGDMVRDRITTKRKLECDWGMLTQAEMAQIQNAVQPVFFEVSYPDPILGQTSKTFYVGDRTAPAYSFTEKFKPWSGLKFSLIER; from the coding sequence ATGAGTCAATTGATTATCAATGGAGTTACAGTTGTACCTCCTAAATCTTTTCAAGTTTCTGTCAACGATGTGGACGGAGAAACCGGGCGAAACGCTAACGGCGACATGGTCAGGGATAGGATTACAACCAAGCGCAAATTAGAATGTGATTGGGGGATGTTGACACAGGCTGAGATGGCACAGATTCAAAACGCTGTTCAGCCTGTATTTTTTGAAGTGTCTTACCCAGACCCTATACTTGGGCAGACGTCCAAAACGTTTTATGTCGGCGATAGGACAGCGCCTGCGTATTCATTTACTGAAAAATTTAAACCCTGGAGCGGTTTAAAATTTAGTTTAATAGAGAGGTAG
- a CDS encoding DUF6096 family protein gives MTTRKPYIVWTIKGTDYKLRLSTRQACEVEEKLGVNLLKIFMPKPDEQFNLPPLKVMLLVVQGALQKFHHGIKLDDVYDLFDDYIDEGYGQTELMTDIIVPLFEVSGFIPRNKEKEEPTLTVVE, from the coding sequence ATGACAACACGTAAACCATATATCGTTTGGACAATCAAGGGAACAGACTATAAATTGCGTCTTAGCACTCGCCAAGCCTGTGAGGTTGAAGAAAAATTGGGCGTTAATTTGCTCAAGATTTTCATGCCCAAACCAGACGAACAGTTCAATCTACCACCTTTGAAGGTCATGTTGTTGGTTGTTCAAGGTGCTTTGCAGAAGTTCCATCATGGTATCAAATTGGATGATGTCTATGACTTGTTCGATGATTACATTGACGAAGGTTATGGACAAACTGAATTGATGACTGATATCATCGTACCATTGTTCGAAGTATCGGGTTTTATTCCTCGGAACAAGGAGAAGGAAGAACCGACGTTGACAGTAGTCGAGTAG
- a CDS encoding phage tail tube protein, producing the protein MLANGIKLKMSETQGSSYTVIEGLKEVPELGIDPEKVENTTLADTIKQYEFGIGDAGELEYKFKYENSKTTSSYRTLRKLSDSKAIRHFEQEYPDGTTVRFSAQIAVKLGGGGVNSAIEFTLKLALQSDLEFTDPTVL; encoded by the coding sequence ATGTTAGCAAACGGAATTAAATTAAAAATGAGCGAGACCCAAGGGTCTAGCTATACAGTTATCGAGGGTTTGAAAGAAGTTCCGGAACTTGGTATTGACCCTGAGAAAGTTGAGAATACGACCCTTGCGGATACCATTAAGCAGTATGAATTTGGTATTGGTGATGCTGGTGAATTGGAATATAAATTCAAGTACGAGAATTCCAAAACAACTTCTAGTTATCGTACTTTGCGCAAGTTGTCTGATTCAAAAGCTATCCGTCACTTTGAGCAAGAGTATCCAGACGGTACTACTGTCCGCTTCTCAGCTCAGATTGCTGTCAAGCTGGGCGGTGGCGGTGTCAACTCTGCTATCGAATTTACATTGAAATTGGCTCTGCAGTCAGATTTGGAATTCACGGACCCAACCGTACTTTAA